In Plasmodium cynomolgi strain B DNA, chromosome 6, whole genome shotgun sequence, the sequence aaatgttttgaaCCAGCAAACGATACATGCACCGAATTAACTTTTACAACGGAAACTTATTAATGAACTAAACGCGTATCGTTACCCTTACTCATCTGATTTTGCCTCGTGGCTACATGTACACCTACGGTCGTTTGCATCTCCTCACGAATTAGCCAAACGGAATTAGTCATTTATGCTagaatgaacatttttatcgAAACGAGCCTAACTATCCACCATCATTGAAGAAGGTCCGCACGTCCTACATAGGAGGAGAGAAATTCTACGAGGTGGCAACCTCGCAAAAGCACCGACTCTTCGGCCGCATATATTGCACCAGTCATTTCCAGGCGTTTCTACTTTtgcctctccctttttaccttctcttttttttcttatccttATAAAGCCACTTCTTTTCATATGAACAacacccccccccttcgccAGGGGTgctaaaaagggggcaaatgTTGCTCGCCCAAAATTGGGTAGGGAAAAGCCCTTCAAAAGGGCACGCGCCTTTCTATTTCgtcattaaaaagggggcgcACAGGGGAGCCTAAGTTtggtacacaaaaaatgggccaaAATGGGCAGATAGGACAGATGGGATAGATGGGACAGATGGGGCAGATGTGGCAGATGGGGCAAATGGGACAGATGGGGCAAATGGGACAGATGGGGCAAATGGGGCTGCCCCCCCGCGGGGAATTCATTCCACAGATTATACCAACTCGATGGAATCTTCCCTTTTACGCGGCAAACAAACGCCAACTCAGCTGCTCCAACTCCGAGACGCGAAAGTGTCACCATGTGTAAGCTGTTTCTCTTGTTCGCTAAAAGGAGCGAAAATGATAAGTCATGCAATGCGCCACACGCCATGAGTTACTCCTCTCCAGCGCGATGGCACTCCTCATAAGCTTTTTAGGAGAATCATGCTTCTCTTCCTCTCGaacttcaaatttaaaaacagcAAGTGTGCCCACTTGTTCTCAATaaccttcatttttttcttccacacATCCAATTCAtcaagtaaaaatttaataaaaacatcATGTTCACACTCCCCACTATCAATAAAAgggtaaattttgttaaattctTCTCTTTCAGTTTtcattatttcttccttcatgtTGTAGTATACCTTGTACCATATATTCATCTTAGACTCTTTCGAGACCTGGTAAGccttggcaattttttcgcaaaaactccatattttttcttctctgtgAAAATACTTTTTCCTCATGATGATGTGCACACTACTCCATATGCTGAACATTTGGCTAGAATTGATAAGACCATTCagactttttatttttataagtaACTCTCCTTCCTCTAGGTTCTCCCATGTGTCTATGTCTTTTATGactattgtttttttttccactgttGGTTTTGTTTCTCCCATTCTAGTCTTCACAATAACAATGTTCTCATTATTAAcgtgtccattttttgcataaaataaatcttttattttttttgcttgtttgattgtttttattttcttctttttcttcttcattattttgtttttctcatcGATGACCTCATTTTCaggaatcatttttttcttcttcattatggtcttcttaattttgaataaaatatccGACAGTATCCTTTGGTGGGGGGATCTCTTCATAAAGAATCCCCATCCAGGGAAACGCTGAGAATCAAAACAGGTGTTCTCCCTCACGTTTGACTCCCAATCCGGAAAATACCTCTGCGGGTAGTGAGAAGGACTCCTTATGTATACGTGAACACACAATGCCTAACTCGTGCATCCAGGTATACTCACATGAACACACAGCTACGTCAAaaggaaagacaaaaaaaaaaaaaagcaacttGACAAAATTTCCACTTTGGCTACTTTAcctgcacacaaaaaaataacaaaacaatGAGCACAACCTTGAAATGTCTCAAAAATAACGTCcttatgatatttttactcTCCTTTGCTACTCCCTCCGTACGAGTTGCACAACAAATTGCTccctttcttctccttctcgaCTGCGTCATCCTTTGCGTACTGAAAAACTGTCTCTTGTACATCTCCCCTATTTTGAGTATTTACCTTATAACCGCGTCAAAAGGGGATGCACattcgagaaaaaaaaaaatcacgcttaacaaaaaggaggcaaaacAGCGCTTGGTTTATAACAGCCACGCATGCACAGGTGTGTATACCTATACGTGCacaattttccaaaaatgcaTGACTACCCTGTAGCATGGCCACAGcgacaacaaaaaaaaggcagatgAACGCTCCACCAAGGCAAACGCATAAAACGCTTAACAGTTGtgcacaaaaacaaaaaacaaagaacaaATGAATAACGCGTGAAAACAGGGATGATTTCAAACTCGGGGAAGAGGGGGGGCGTTCCTCCTactttctcctctttttttgttatatttttttgtggctaATTTTCACTGCCGTAAATTGCATTTCTCGCATTTCTCGCATTTCTCTGTCAAGTGTTACGTTGCAGTGTATAGCTGCCTTTTAAGTTATTATTTGCCCGTTTATGTGGTGCTTCACAACATTTTTAACTCAGCCCTTTTGTGCTAATCTGGGGAAAgctatattatatattcttgCTCGttcgtcctcctcttcttgtTCTGTGGTTTGGTCACCTTCCGGTAAAGCAATTACACACgcatattcaaaaaaaaaaaaaaaaaaaaaaaagagaaaaaaaagaattttcatCCCTCATAATTACCGCATATTTTATCCTcccttttgagaaaaaataataataaataaaaatataacatcgCGCATTCCCCTAACCAGATCGTTCTATCGATACGTCCCTAATCTGGTTGCATGAAATTATNNNNNNNNNNNNNNNNNNNNNNNNNNNNNNNNNNNNNNNNNNNNNNNNNNNNNNNNNNNNNNNNNNNNNNNNNNNNNNNNNNNNNNNNNNNNNNNNNNNNNNNNNNNNNNNNNNNNNNNNNNNNNNNNNNNNNNNNNNNNNNNNNNNNNNNNNNNNNNNNNNNNNNNNNNNNNNNNNNNNNNNNNNNNNNNNNNNNNNNNNNNNNNNNNNNNNNNNNNNNNNNNNNNNNNNNNNNNNNNNNNNNNNNNNNNNNNNNNNNNNNNNNNNNNNNNNNNNNNNNNNNNNNNNNNNNNNNNNNNNNNNNNNNNNNNNNNNNNNNNNNNNNNNNNNNNNNNNNNNNNNNNNNNNNNNNNNNNNNNNNNNNNNNNNNNNNNNNNNNNNNNNNNNNNNNNNNNNNNNNNNNNNNNNNNNNNNNNNNNNNNNNNNNNNNNNNNNNNNNNNNNNNNNNNNNNNNNNNNNNNNNNNNNNNNNNNNNNNNNNNNNNNNNNNNNNNNNNNNNNNNNNNNNNNNNNNNNNNNNNNNNNNNNNNNNNNNNNNNNNNNNNNNNNNNNNNNNNNNNNNNNNNNNNNNNNNNNNNNNNNNNNNNNNNNNNNNNNNNNNNNNNNNNNNNNNNNNNNNNNNNNNNNNNNNNNNNNNNNNNNNNNNNNNNNNNNNNNNNNNNNNNNNNNNNNNNNNNNNNNNNNNNNNNNNNNNNNNNNNNNNNNNNNNNNNNNNNNNNNNNNNNNNNNNNNNNNNNNNNNNNNNNNNNNNNNNNNNNNNNNNNNNNNNNNNNNNNNNNNNNNNNNNNNNNNNNNNNNNNNNNNNNNNNNNNNNNNNNNNNNNNNNNNNNNNNNNNNNNNNNNNNNNNNNNNNNNNNNNNNNNNNNNNNNNNNNNNNNNNNNNNNNNNNNNNNNNNNNNNNNNNNNNNNNNNNNNNNNNNNNNNNNNNNNNNNNNNNNNNNNNNNNNNNNNNNNNNNNNNNNNNNNNNNNNNNNNNNNNNNNNNNNNNNNNNNNNNNNNNNNNNNNNNNNNNNNNNNNNNNNNNNNNNNNNNNNNNNNNNNNNNNNNNNNNNNNNNNNNNNNNNNNNNNNNNNNNNNNNNNNNNNNNNNNNNNNNNNNNNNNNNNNNNNNNNNNNNNNNNNNNNNNNNNNNNNNNNNNNNNNNNNNNNNNNNNNNNNNNNNNNNNNNNNNNNNNNNNNNNNNNNNNNNNNNNNNNNNNNNNNNNNNNNNNNNNNNNNNNNNNNNNNNNNNNNNNNNNNNNNNNNNNNNNNNNNNNNNNNNNNNNNNNNNNNNNNNNNNNNNNNNNNNNNNNNNNNNNNNNNNNNNNNNNNNNNNNNNNNNNNNNNNNNNNNNNNNNNNNNNNNNNNNNNNNNNNNNNNNNNNNNNNNNNNNNNNNNNNNNNNNNNNNNNNNNNNNNNNNNNNNNNNNNNNNNNNNNNNNNNNNNNNNNNNNNNNNNNNNNNNNNNNNNNNNNNNNNNNNNNNNNNNNNNNNNNNNNNNNNNNNNNNNNNNNNNNNNNNNNNNNNNNNNNNNNNNNNNNNNNNNNNNNNNNNNNNNNNNNNNNNNNNNNNNNNNNNNNNNNNNNNNNNNNNNNNNNNNNNNNNNNNNNNNNNNNNNNNNNNNNNNNNNNNNNNNNNNNNNNNNNNNNNNNNNNNNNNNNNNNNNNNNNNNNNNNNNNNNNNNNNNNNNNNNNNNNNNNNNNNNNNNNNNNNNAGCTAAacgggaaaacaaaaaataaagtaaaaaaaaaaaaaaaaaaaaaataaaaacatagcCACAAAACAtcatccaaaaaattaaaacatagCCACAAAACATCatccaaaaattaaaacatagCCACAAAACAtcatccaaaaaattaaaacatagCCACAAAACAtcatccaaaaaattaaaacatagCCACAAAACTAAAACGTCAATCACTAAAGTGAATTTCCACTACCCAATTTAGCTGACAATTTAAGTCAACCTGCCTTCCACTGCCCCACCGCGAAGCCTTTTCaaaccaccaccacccccggTTTATCCACACATTTCTGCAGGCCTCCTGGGGAAGGCAAAACACACGCGGGTTGTCAGCCGTGCATGTGGACACGTCCACACATCGACACAGTGCCAAAAAGGAATTACTTCAACTTTGATTCTTTTTACTTCCAAAGTGAGTACGAATAACACCAAAAGGACTACATCGAttaggtaaaaaaaacagagaaACACCACGCAAGGGATGTTTAAGAATGAGGAGGACATCCTAACCAAGCCGAACAAAATTAACCACCTTTCCCTGTACCGCAGCCTCTTCACGTTTTGAATTCATCTCCACTCCAATTGGAGCGATTCTCAACACATGACACTTTTGGGTTCATGCACCAAAACGCGTGGATGCGCAAATATAAGGGACCACCTCATGGGGATGCACAACAGCAAAAAGCGCCTTCTCTCTGGGAGGGCAGGCAACGGAATATTCTATGCGCTCTCCTAAAGTGGGAAGCATCCTGAGTGTTAAAAATATCTCCCATTTGCAGTTCCACACTTTGACCCCCTTGTAGAAAACTGCTTGAATATTTCTGTGCTTCACTCGCACGCAGTTATCGGCACACCTCCCTGCTGGCTCAACTTCTCTGCTGGCTCAACTTCTCTGCTGGCTCCACTTCCCTGTATCAAATAACCGAAGGGACGTAGCTGACTGAGTGAGGAATGTTAATCTCCTTTCAAGTGAAAACTCTATGTGAGACAGCAATTAACAAATGAGTAAAGAAGCACTCAAGCATGTGCCTTCTTAAATAGGacccttttttctctactGTGACAAAAAACGATATggcagggggaggagggaaaGGATACCTTCAAGCCTAATGAATAATGCCTCCTCAGGGGGAACCCCTACCCCCGTAGACcatttaatccttttttttccccttttaaattttctcgTGTTCCTCCTATGAAAAACGCTCCACCGTTCAGATATGTGCGTACaattgcacacatgtgtgatGAATCCCTCCTACGCGTTGTCTTCACCGCGTGGTTTTTCCATCCCTCCGTTCATGCGTTTGTTCAAGCCTTCACTTCTACTCTCATCAAGGCCCTCATTCATACTGTCATATAAGCCCTCACTTCTACTGTCATACAAGCCCTCACTTCTACTCTCATCAAGGCCCTCATTCATACTCTCATACAAGCCCTCACTTCTACTCTCATCAAGGCCCTCATTCGTACTACCATACAAGCCCCCACTTCCACTCTCATCAAGGCCCTCATTCGTACTACCATACAAGTTACCATTTCTACTTTCGCCTAAACCATCATTTCTTCCCTCGTCCGCCCCTCCATCCCTACTCTCGCACATGACGCTATCCCTACTTCCGTACAAACTGCCATCTACACTACCATACATGCTGCTGTCCCTTCTATCGTTCAATCCGTCATTCCTGCTGTCGTACCGGCCTGCATACCTGCTGTCGTGGCTACTCACATACCTTCTGTCTTGTTCCGTGATACCCCTACTATCATACCCCCCAGCACCCACTCTGTCATACCCCACAGCACCCACTCTGCCATACTCCCCAGCACCCACTCTGTCATACCCCACAGCACCCACTCTGTCATACCCCACAGCACCCACTCTGTCATACTCCCCAGCACCCACTCTGCCATACTCCCTGACACCCCCGCCAGGAGCCCTCCTACCGCGCCTGTCCCAGTACCACCTAAAAAAACCAACCATCTTGCTGCGCCAGTAGTTGCTTATTTTCATCCTGCGCGTCTTCCACACTCTCCGGGTTCGATGTATATAGTTAAGGAATCCAGTCCTAGTAGATGGACCACGTCTCagaaacattaaaaaatgtttacgGTGCCTCTTCTCAAAGCGAAGAAAAACAGAAGTCATACATCTATATACCTTCATCCAAGCTCTAATCCTAACCTCTTCTGggatatgaaaattttcacctAAATGATCGCAGAAAATTTTTGCTCTTTCCTGCATATCCGtgtacttcttcctttcatGCCTATGCACATTACTCCACAGAATAAACATCTCCTTAACACTAACTTTATCGCCTAGCTTTGCAAGTCTCTCATTGACCTCCGCTTCGGATAGCTCCTTTAGCAAGTCAGCATCTGTGCAACCATAAGGGCATGTATCATACGAATTTCTAGGTCTATATTTCCCTCTGCGTAGCCACTCTTCCCTTATCCTCATTTGATCAAAATGATGATCCATCTCGTCCCTTCCTCTACCTATGTAGCTACACTCCTCCCACTCTGGTTCGTTTTCGAATTGTTCGTACTTTGAGTTGAAATACTCCATTCCCGGCATTCCATAGAACCCACCAAGAATCCTTCCCAATCTTATTACCCTTCTACAGCCTTCTCCGCTCATCAGTTTTGTCTGCAACGTGGTGTGAAATtaagaaaatgtgaaaagctCCCCGAGTAGTCGCTCAACAATGTAATATGTTCAACGTAAGCGGGGAATAGAAAGCAAAGGAAATCGCCACACGGTAAAGCGGTACACGGCAAAGCGGCACACGGTAAAGCGGCACACGGTAAATCGGCACACGGTAAAGCGACACACCGCAAAGCTGCTACACAAAGTTCACCCACCTCGGGCACACACaacagaagaagcaaaaccaAAGCATTAATCACCCCGAGAAGTGTAAAACCACCTCTGAgcgccttcttctcccttcccGGAAAAGCGACAAAACGGGTCTTTCCATTCTTCTCATTCCACCCCCAGAATTTTTTGGCGCTTAGGAAAATCATTCCGTGGCATATTTCGATAATGACGTCCTGAACAAAGGCGAAAGGGCGAAAGGGCGAAAGGGCGAAAGGgcgaaaaggtaaaaagggCCGTTCTCCACGGGTGAGCATTGTGCAGGTAGGAACCCACATgcgcatgcatatatacacacgtCAGTGAACCTcctccaccaccaccaccacggATCGCACCCACGCACACCGCTAAAGAGTAACTCACCTGGCGATAGAAGGGCACACCAAAGGGGGCAAATCTACGTCTGTGCGAACAAAAATTACCCCCAAAATATCTCCGATGAGGTGCGACAACGGATCTAACCCTTGCTAAGAAGCAAATTGCCAAAACGGCTGCTACAACGTGTCaccacaaaatggtaaaaaaaaaagctggaaAAATCCCCAGTagtttattatttatttttttttctcacaaaaGAGAAtctatgttttatttttatttcgaaTATTATNNNNNNNNNNNNNNNNNNNNNNNNNNNNNNNNNNNNNNNNNNNNNNNNNNNNNNNNNNNNNNNNNNNNNNNNNNNNNNNNNNNNNNNNNNNNNNNNNNNNNNNNNNNNNNNNNNNNNNNNNNNNNNNNNNNNNNNNNNNNNNNNNNNNNNNNNNNNNNNNNNNNNNNNNNNNNNNNNNNNNNNNNNNNNNNNNNNNNNNNNNNNNNNNNNNNNNNNNNNNNNNNNNNNNNNNNNNNNNNNNNNNNNNNNNNNNNNNNNNNNNNNNNNNNNNNNNNNNNNNNNNNNNNNNNNNNNNNNNNNNNNNNNNNNNNNNNNNNNNNNNNNNNNNNNNNNNNNNNNNNNNNNNNNNNNNNNNNNNNNNNNNNNNNNNNNNNNNNNNNNNNNNNNNNNNNNNNNNNNNNNNNNNNNNNNNNNNNNNNNNNNNNNNNNNNNNNNNNNNNNNNNNNNNNNNNNNNNNNNNNNNNNNNNNNNNNNNNNNNNNNNNNNNNNNNNNNNNNNNNNNNNNNNNNNNNNNNNNNNNNNNNNNNNNNNNNNNNNNNNNNNNNNNNNNNNNNNNNNNNNNNNNNNNNNNNNNNNNNNNNNNNNNNNNNNNNNNNNNNNNNNNNNNNNNNNNNNNNNNNNNNNNNNNNNNNNNNNNNNNNNNNNNNNNNNNNNNNNNNNNNNNNNNNNNNNNNNNNNNNNNNNNNNNNNNNNNNNNNNNNNNNNNNNNNNNNNNNNNNNNNNNNNNNNNNNNNNNNNNNNNNNNNNNNNNNNNNNNNNNNNNNNNNNNNNNNNNNNNNNNNNNNNNNNNNNNNNNNNNNNNNNNNNNNNNNNNNNNNNNNNNNNNNNNNNNNNNNNNNNNNNNNNNNNNNNNNNNNNNNNNNNNNNNNNNNNNNNNNNNNNNNNNNNNNNNNNNNNNNNNNNNNNNNNNNNNNNNNNNNNNNNNNNNNNNNNNNNNNNNNNNNNNNNNNNNNNNNNNNNNNNNNNNNNNNNNNNNNNNNNNNNNNNNNNNNNNNNNNNNNNNNNNNNNNNNNNNNNNNNNNNNNNNNNNNNNNNNNNNNNNNNNNNNNNNNNNNNNNNNNNNNNNNNNNNNNNNNNNNNNNNNNNNNNNNNNNNNNNNNNNNNNNNNNNNNNNNNNNNNNNNNNNNNNNNNNNNNNNNNNNNNNNNNNNNNNNNNNNNNNNNNNNNNNNNNNNNNNNNNNNNNNNNNNNNNNNNNNNNNNNNNNNNNNNNNNNNNNNNNNNNNNNNNNNNNNNNNNNNNNNNNNNNNNNNNNNNNNNNNNNNNNNNNNNNNNNNNNNNNNNNNNNNNNNNNNNNNNNNNNNNNNNNNNNNNNNNNNNNNNNNNNNNNNNNNNNNNNNNNNNNNNNNNNNNNNNNNNNNNNNNNNNNNNNNNNNNNNNNNNNNNNNNNNNNNNNNNNNNNNNNNNNNNNNNNNNNNNNNNNNNNNNNNNNNNNNNNNNNNNNNNNNNNNNNNNNNNNNNNNNNNNNNNNNNNNNNNNNNNNNNNNNNNNNNNNNNNNNNNNNNNNNNNNNNNNNNNNNNNNNNNNNNNNNNNNNNNNNNNNNNNNNNNNNNNNNNNNNNNNNNNNNNNNNNNNNNNNNNNNNNNNNNNNNNNNNNNNNNNNNNNNNNNNNNNNNNNNNNNNNNNNNNNNNCCCCATTGTAACTTCCCCATTCTAACTCCTCAATTCACGTCGACCAAAAAGCGTTGGTACGTGTCCAGCCTGGTGAATATGTTGCTCTTACAGTAGTTATACATGACGATCCTGAACTTGTTGCACTTGgctttgtatttatttaaaaagtcGATAAATCTCCATCGGTCGGTCCTTCCATATTTCAAAAAGGAGTGAATATATTTCGTGAATCTCTTTTCGTATCGTAAAAATACTCTATTCATAAATCGATGGACTTTTAACCAttcttgttttttaatttcacgAGGGGTTTCACAGGCATCAGCTAGGCAATCACAGTAGGTCAGCAACATGGTCCTCATGCtataaaactttttcttctcattatCATTTACATAATTCCATATGATGTACATATCCCTTACATCTACAATAGAACCCAAATTGTAGATCCTCTCATCTAGCTCTTCTTCAGATATTTGTTGAGATAGATCTGAGTTCCTACAACCATAAGAGCAGGTATTATTATAAGGGTGAAAACTGTTTCCCATAGAATCCCAATTTACTGAAGTCTGAGTAACGTTCACATTGACCTGGTCATATTCTCGATTCATACTTCCATCAAAATCACCTGGatctgaaaattttaaatcgATTAATAATTCGTCCGATGGATCATCCATAAGATCGAGAGAATCATCTTGCATGAAGTCTTCATCTGGGCTTACCATATTATCTTCTACATGGTCCCCCAAATCATCCTCTGCAGTTCCGTCTAATGCGTCCTCTACTGCATCTTCCACCCCATCATCTAAGGAGTCATCTACAGCTTCTTCCATATCATCATCGTCTAAATGATCATCCAAAGCCTCCTCCACAGAATACTCTAACGTATCGTCTGAAGCATCGTccaccattttttcaatgtcGTCACTTAGACTTCCCATCACTGTGTCTTCCACAGTGTCTTCAGTTGGGACATTCATACCATTTCCAAACGGGGTTCCCAACGGATTGACAAATGGATTTACCATCGGATTTACCATCGGATTTACCATCGGATCTACCATCGGATTTACCATCGGATCTACCAACGAATTTACCATCGGATTTACCAACGGATCTACCAGCGGATCTACCAACGGATTGTCCAACGGATCTCCCAACGGATTGTCCAACGAATCGTCTCCAATATGACCCGTAAAATCATCTCTAATATCCCCCACAAGACCAGGACTTATATCCCCCACAAGGTCAGGTCTTATATCCTCCACAAGATCAGGACTTATATCCTCCACAAGATCAGGTCTTATATCCCCCGAAAAATCATCTGTTATAACCCCATCAAAATCATCTGTTATATCCCCCACAAGATCAGGTCTTATATCCTCTGAAAAATCATCTCTTATATCCCCAGCAAAATCGTCTGTTATATCCCCCACAAGATCAGGTCTTATATCCTCCACAAGATCAGGTCTTATATCCCCCGAAAAATCATCTCTTATATCCTCCACAAGATCATCTCTTATATCCTCCACAAGATCATCTCTTATACCCCCCACAAGATCATCTCTTATACCCCCCACAAGATCATCTCTTATATCCTCCACAAGATCATCTCTTATATCCTCCACAAGATCTGGTCTTATATCCCCCGTAAGATCATCTCTTATATCCCCCTCAAAATCATCTGTTATATCCCCCACAATGTCGCTAATCCTTTTGCCGTAGCTGCCCGCGGATGAGACGCTCCAGGTGCTGGACCTATCATCATCGGAGCAGTCGCCTGTGGAAACCTCATCGGTGGAGAACTCGTCTTGGAAACAGCTATCTCCCATACAGGACTCGCTCTCTATAGGATCGTAGCTGGGACTCTCCTCACAATTTGCAACACAACTATCGGCTTCCTCACCTGAGCTAAAATCATCTTCCTGGAGTATATCGTCCACATCAGCAAACCTGCTTTCATATGAGGACGTAAATATCGGAGACATATTCTCGGAGAGGCTCCTGGGCTCCATGCCTCTTCCTCTGCCCGAGCGTTCATCctgaaaaagggagaaaaaagaggtaTACGTTTGGGGGCACCAATAATGTGAACACCGCCTTTAACAACGAGCTCAACGCTGGGGTTCGCCCTAAGCCGAACACTAAGCTGAACGCTAAGCTGAACGCTAGGCTGAACACTAAGCTTAACACTAATCTCAACCCTAAGCTTAACCCTAAGCTTAACCCTAATCTCAACCCTAAGCTTAACCCTAATCTCAACCGCAAGCCCAACCGCAAGCTCAAACtcgaacgaaaaaaaaaaaaaNNNNNNNNNNNNNNNNNNNNNNNNNNNNNNNNNNNNNNNNNNNNNNNNNNNNNNNNNNNNNNNNNNNNNNNNNNNNNNNNNNNNNNNNNNNNNNNNNNNNNNNNNNNNNNNNNNNNNNNNNNNNNNNNNNNNNNNNNNNNNNNNNNNNNNNNNNNNNNNNNNNNNNNNNNNNNNNNNNNNNNNNNNNNNNNNNNNNNNNNNNNNNNNNNNNNNNNNNNNNNNNNNNNNNNNNNNNNNNNNNNNNNNNNNNNNNNNNNNNNNNNNNNNNNNNNNNNNNNNNNNNNNNNNNNNNNNNNNNNNNNNNNNNNNNNNNNNNNNNNNNNNNNNNNNNNNNNNNNNNNNNNNNNNNNNNNNNNNNNNNNNNNNNNNNNNNNNNNNNNNNNNNNNNNNNNNNNNNNNNNNNNNNNNNNNNNNNNNNNNNNNNNNNNNNNNNNNNNNNNNNNNNNNNNNNNNNNNNNNNNNNNNNNNNNNNNNNNNNNNNNNNNNNNNNNNNNNNNNNNNNNNNNNNNNNNNNNNNNNNNNNNNNNNNNNNNNNNNNNNNNNNNNNNNNNNNNNNNNNNNNNNNNNNNNNNNNNNNNNNNNNNNNNNNNNNNNNNNNNNNNNNNNNNNNNNNNNNNNNNNNNNNNNNNNNNNNNNNNNNNNNNNNNNNNNNNNNNNNNNNNNNNNNNNNNNNNNNNNNNNNNNNNNNNNNNNNNNNNNNNNNNNNNNNNNNNNNNNNNNNNNNNNNNNNNNNNNNNNNNNNNNNNNNNNNNNNNNNNNNNNNNNNNNNNNNNNNNNNNNNNNNNNNNNNNNNNNNNNNNNNNNNNNNNNNNNNNNNNNNNNNNNNNNNNNNNNNNNNNNNNNNNNNNNNNNNNNNNNNNNNNNNNNNNNNNNNNNNNNNNNNNNNNNNNNNNNNNNNNNNNNNNNNNNNNNNNNNNNNNNNNNNNNNNNNNNNNNNNNNNNNNNNNNNNNNNNNNNNNNNNNNNNNNNNNNNNNNNNNNcttttttttttctgttttttttttctatttattttttcttttcttctttttttgcttttcttttccgcgCCCTTCTAAACTTCCTAGAAATGAAAGAACGCCCCCTTTAGGTTATatgcctcccccccgcaTAAGAGCACGCTTTTACTGCTAGTCACAAAgggataaatataaaaaaggggactatagtagaaaaaaaaaagaaaaatggaaatacaATCCCAAGCAGATGCATATACATTCACCCTGATATCTCCGCGATACCCATCATTCTACCGGCACGCACGGAGTGATGGCAACATCCAACGCGCGCATCTCCTCGCTAATACATTCTTAGCGGTGCAAAAATTTAGTCGTAGTCTAAatctcttcccctttgcgtGAAAACGTGGACGGCGCACATACATGGGTGTGGAGAGAGAGAGATGGCATAAATAACCCACCCCCGTGCAGTATAGCTCCTAACAAAATGGAGTGTAGctagaaaaaaggggggcaggATTGATATACCACACCATACAAGCTTACAGTTCGTGCATCCTTCCCCCCTACTTCACTCCTAGATTGACATATCTACGTTGTATGACCCCACATGGAAGGGTAACTCATGGAAGGGTAATTCATGAAAGCGTAACTCATGGAAGCGTAACTCATGGAAGCGTAACTCATGCGCGCGCGTTATGCTGGCCACCCCGCACAGGCGCATATGCTTGATCGGATTCGTGAGAGAATTACGCTTGAACTTCAACGTTTCTCTGGTGCGGGGGCACTGCGGGGGCAGTGC encodes:
- a CDS encoding phist protein (Pf-fam-b;~putative); the protein is MTQSRRRRKGAICCATRTEGVAKESKNIIRTLFLRHFKVVLIVLILSDILFKIKKTIMKKKKMIPENEVIDEKNKIMKKKKKKIKTIKQAKKIKDLFYAKNGHVNNENIVIVKTRMGETKPTVEKKTIVIKDIDTWENLEEGELLIKIKSLNGLINSSQMFSIWSSVHIIMRKKYFHREEKIWSFCEKIAKAYQVSKESKMNIWYKVYYNMKEEIMKTEREEFNKIYPFIDSGECEHDVFIKFLLDELDVWKKKMKVIENKWAHLLFLNLKFERKRSMILLKSL
- a CDS encoding phist protein (Pf-fam-b;~putative), which produces MERPVLSLFREGRRRRSETKLMSGEGCRRVIRLGRILGGFYGMPGMEYFNSKYEQFENEPEWEECSYIGRGRDEMDHHFDQMRIREEWLRRGKYRPRNSYDTCPYGCTDADLLKELSEAEVNERLAKLGDKVSVKEMFILWSNVHRHERKKYTDMQERAKIFCDHLGENFHIPEEVRIRAWMKVYRCMTSVFLRFEKRHRKHFLMFLRRGPSTRTGFLNYIHRTRRVWKTRRMKISNYWRSKMVGFFRWYWDRRGRRAPGGGVREYGRVGAGEYDRVGAVGYDRVGAVGYDRVGAGEYGRVGAVGYDRVGAGGYDSRGITEQDRRYVSSHDSRYAGRYDSRNDGLNDRRDSSMYGSVDGSLYGSRDSVMCESRDGGADEGRNDGLGESRNGNLYGSTNEGLDESGSGGLYGSTNEGLDESRSEGLYESMNEGLDESRSEGLYDSRSEGLYDSMNEGLDESRSEGLNKRMNGGMEKPRGEDNA
- a CDS encoding phist protein (Pf-fam-b;~putative), with protein sequence DERSGRGRGMEPRSLSENMSPIFTSSYESRFADVDDILQEDDFSSGEEADSCVANCEESPSYDPIESESCMGDSCFQDEFSTDEVSTGDCSDDDRSSTWSVSSAGSYGKRISDIVGDITDDFEGDIRDDLTGDIRPDLVEDIRDDLVEDIRDDLVGGIRDDLVGGIRDDLVEDIRDDLVEDIRDDFSGDIRPDLVEDIRPDLVGDITDDFAGDIRDDFSEDIRPDLVGDITDDFDGVITDDFSGDIRPDLVEDISPDLVEDIRPDLVGDISPGLVGDIRDDFTGHIGDDSLDNPLGDPLDNPLVDPLVDPLVNPMVNSLVDPMVNPMVDPMVNPMVNPMVNPFVNPLGTPFGNGMNVPTEDTVEDTVMGSLSDDIEKMVDDASDDTLEYSVEEALDDHLDDDDMEEAVDDSLDDGVEDAVEDALDGTAEDDLGDHVEDNMVSPDEDFMQDDSLDLMDDPSDELLIDLKFSDPGDFDGSMNREYDQVNVNVTQTSVNWDSMGNSFHPYNNTCSYGCRNSDLSQQISEEELDERIYNLGSIVDVRDMYIIWNYVNDNEKKKFYSMRTMLLTYCDCLADACETPREIKKQEWLKVHRFMNRVFLRYEKRFTKYIHSFLKYGRTDRWRFIDFLNKYKAKCNKFRIVMYNYCKSNIFTRLDTYQRFLVDVN